TCGGTATCGATGTGAGTTCTCTAACTAATACAGTTTGTGCAATCGATTTCCAAAACAATAAACTCCTTGATTTTGATACTAAAAATAACAGAATAGGTGCTGAATACATTGCTGAGGCTATCTCCAATTGCCTTGTTTCTAACAACCTTGATTATGTCGTTATCGCTTTGGAAGCTACTTCTTTTTACAGTACTCACATAGCCAATTTCCTGTCAACTAATAAGAAACTTTTGCCTTTTAAACCTCTTGTGTACCAGCTTAATCCAAAAACTACAGCCAATTACAAAAAGACTTTTGTCGATATCGATAAAACAGATCATTTGGACGCTTACGTCATAGCCGATTTCGCTAGATGTGGCAAGATTTCTTCTTCCCCTTGGCGTGGTTCTCAGTTTTTGGCTTTACAAAGACTTACACGCCATAGGTTCCATTTAGTTCAT
The window above is part of the Petrotoga mexicana DSM 14811 genome. Proteins encoded here:
- a CDS encoding IS110 family transposase, translated to MAAKIRASLSFILYLFSKGGEITMNYDVLSTLFVGIDVSSLTNTVCAIDFQNNKLLDFDTKNNRIGAEYIAEAISNCLVSNNLDYVVIALEATSFYSTHIANFLSTNKKLLPFKPLVYQLNPKTTANYKKTFVDIDKTDHLDAYVIADFARCGKISSSPWRGSQFLALQRLTRHRFHLVH